In Gadus macrocephalus chromosome 11, ASM3116895v1, a single genomic region encodes these proteins:
- the rps9 gene encoding 40S ribosomal protein S9: protein MPTARSWVCRKTYVTPRRPFEKSRLDQELKLIGEYGLRNKREVWRVKFTLAKIRKAARELLTLDEKEPKRLFEGNALLRRLVRIGVLDEGKMKLDYILGLKVEDFLERRLQTQVFKLGLAKSIHHARVLIRQRHIRVRKQVVNIPSFVVRLDSQKHIDFSLRSPYGGGRPGRVKRKNAKKGQGGSGGADDEEED from the exons ATGCCCACTGCCAGGAGCTGGGTTTGTCGAAAGACCTATGTCACCCCCCGTCGTCCCTTCGAGAAGTCTCGTCTCGACCAGGAGCTGAAACTCATTG GTGAGTATGGGCTCAGGAACAAGCGTGAGGTGTGGAGAGTTAAATTCACCCTGGCCAAGATCCGCAAGGCTGCCAGAGAGCTGCTCACCCTGGACGAGAAAGAACCCAAGCGTCTCTTTGAAG GTAATGCTCTGTTGAGACGTCTTGTCAGAATCGGTGTCCTCGACGAGGGTAAGATGAAGTTGGATTACATCCTCGGCCTGAAGGTTGAAGATTTCTTGGAGAGGAGGCTGCAGACCCAGGTCTTCAAGCTCGGGCTTGCCAAGAGCATCCACCATGCTCGTGTCCTGATCCGTCAGAGACATATCCG CGTGCGTAAGCAGGTGGTGAACATCCCCTCGTTCGTGGTGCGCCTTGACAGCCAGAAGCACATCGACTTCTCCCTGAGGTCTCCATACGGTGGCGGACGTCCTGGCCGCGTCAAGCGAAAGAACGCCAAGAAGGGACAGGGTGGATCCGGAGGcgctgatgatgaggaggaagacTAG